In the genome of Spirochaetia bacterium, one region contains:
- a CDS encoding outer membrane lipoprotein-sorting protein, translated as MQTKFNLGKKFLGMLSIGIITSASVFATVTGTDVMQKAYDVKKPNFTHSAVEMDLISSNGDVQKRLVEEWSREKNDLASTVMIFRSPSSVKDTRFLQIENESGPNSKWIYLPALRTVRRVSSAEGDKSFMGTDATYDDMETRKVDVDNHELLGSESFNGYDCYKVKSTAKDLSSSQYAYRISWVDKNSYVPVKIEMYDKQNALEKVLTVDKLQQVQGYWIPLIDTMKNVQSGHSTKIGILKLELDKAVSDGMFTSAFLKTGRI; from the coding sequence ATGCAGACAAAATTTAATCTTGGAAAAAAATTTTTAGGTATGCTTTCCATAGGAATAATTACTTCGGCTTCTGTATTCGCCACCGTAACGGGTACAGATGTCATGCAAAAGGCTTATGATGTAAAGAAACCTAATTTTACCCATTCAGCAGTTGAAATGGACCTGATAAGCTCCAATGGCGATGTCCAAAAACGTCTGGTAGAAGAATGGAGCAGAGAAAAGAATGACCTGGCTTCAACTGTTATGATTTTCAGGAGCCCTTCCTCAGTGAAGGATACCCGCTTTCTACAGATAGAAAATGAATCAGGGCCAAATAGCAAATGGATCTATCTACCGGCCTTGAGAACTGTACGTCGTGTTTCTTCTGCAGAAGGTGACAAGTCCTTCATGGGAACAGATGCAACTTATGATGACATGGAAACTAGGAAAGTAGACGTAGATAACCATGAACTGCTTGGCTCAGAATCTTTCAATGGCTACGACTGCTACAAGGTCAAATCGACGGCAAAAGATCTTTCCTCTTCCCAATACGCTTATAGAATTTCTTGGGTAGACAAGAATAGCTACGTACCGGTCAAGATTGAAATGTATGATAAACAGAATGCTCTGGAAAAGGTATTGACGGTTGACAAGCTTCAACAAGTGCAGGGGTACTGGATTCCTCTGATTGATACTATGAAAAATGTCCAGAGCGGACATTCCACAAAGATCGGCATACTGAAACTCGAACTTGATAAAGCAGTTTCAGATGGTATGTTTACTTCTGCCTTCCTCAAGACAGGTCGTATTTGA
- a CDS encoding TetR/AcrR family transcriptional regulator — translation MGIIERKRRDRQRRIKEILDGARDIFNLKGFRDSTMNDIADMSNLSRRTLYLYFHNKEEILLTIAVNTLHKLVDEVKKEISPTDSGLDKVMTIAGKYRDLFLMDSASFQFIPNFTSCVQSLGKEDETVISCERTVQQISGIVEQYLIEGMHDKSIRKFENSSKIATILISMMHSFIQSVDTDNDLLRIALHIDPTEFINESLKAMYHFLSTE, via the coding sequence ATGGGTATAATTGAGCGGAAAAGGCGTGATCGACAAAGGAGAATCAAGGAAATCCTTGATGGTGCAAGGGATATATTCAATCTCAAGGGATTCCGTGATTCAACGATGAATGACATTGCTGATATGTCCAATCTAAGCCGAAGAACTCTGTATCTGTATTTTCATAACAAGGAAGAAATACTTTTGACGATAGCCGTCAACACCCTGCATAAGTTGGTAGATGAGGTGAAAAAGGAAATTTCTCCGACTGACAGTGGCTTGGATAAGGTTATGACGATTGCAGGGAAATACCGTGATCTTTTCCTTATGGACAGTGCCAGTTTCCAATTCATACCGAATTTTACCAGTTGCGTGCAGTCCCTTGGCAAAGAGGATGAGACTGTCATCAGCTGTGAAAGGACCGTTCAACAGATATCAGGGATTGTGGAGCAATATCTTATTGAAGGGATGCATGACAAGAGTATAAGGAAATTTGAAAACAGCTCAAAAATTGCTACCATTCTCATAAGTATGATGCATAGCTTTATCCAGAGTGTCGATACTGACAATGACTTGCTTCGTATTGCTCTGCACATAGATCCTACTGAGTTTATCAATGAATCCTTGAAGGCGATGTATCATTTTCTTTCAACCGAATAA
- a CDS encoding transposase, with translation MAFIKTQKTCCDAAGNFISGSASIKDVAYVRGAKYHSRQISREVLGKIIFLDAAKKRGVFVSPTRGLVSYDVEKDEFSPVDDDDGRIMSHGELKKEVHTVFGDAYLLLEFLRKQGLAGLLADVFTKKKDLQRVYAHLLHGILRNGSAISCDSFLDKSFAACLLDDIGTASLHCDSGFFSLLGDDRVKMAFFRGFVSFMKMKDPGFGNACYVDSTPLPNSMADNPFDALCSHGVHGSACMMRLVLVLDARHSLPVWFDIIPGNLLDVSTVMGIVEDVESSLCISVGSLTLDAGYASKEIIRAFSDCGDKSLILRMPARKGYPYKELYWRHKEQIPKGRYAFVRNRHTYFGTCEEARLFDAHVFLYPFVDKENALMGFRDGILRDEDAYGKLSARDKDFLTVKSGYFVLIANYRAAPKDILSRYFDRADIEGAFKTSKAYLKLLPLAKWTDCTVRGKILADMICLIITLLFRKEANGDGHPLAEIIGRTQSLMCFRKQDGTVIVETPNRQVKECYRAFGIDVPSSLDSGKFKEALGLKM, from the coding sequence ATGGCTTTTATCAAAACTCAGAAGACTTGTTGCGATGCCGCAGGCAATTTCATATCCGGTTCGGCTTCGATCAAGGACGTCGCATACGTCCGCGGAGCTAAATATCATTCCAGGCAGATTTCAAGGGAAGTGCTGGGGAAGATAATATTCCTTGATGCTGCAAAGAAAAGGGGGGTCTTCGTTTCTCCGACCAGGGGCCTTGTCTCCTATGATGTGGAAAAGGATGAGTTCAGTCCCGTTGATGACGATGACGGGAGGATCATGTCGCACGGGGAACTGAAGAAGGAGGTACACACCGTCTTCGGGGATGCCTATCTCCTTTTGGAGTTCCTGAGGAAACAGGGGCTGGCAGGGCTCCTGGCGGACGTCTTTACGAAAAAAAAGGACCTCCAGAGGGTGTATGCCCATCTCCTGCATGGGATACTGAGGAACGGAAGTGCGATATCGTGTGACAGCTTCCTGGACAAGTCCTTTGCAGCCTGCCTCCTTGATGACATAGGGACAGCCTCGTTGCATTGTGATTCGGGCTTCTTCTCCCTGCTGGGGGATGACCGTGTGAAGATGGCATTCTTCAGGGGGTTCGTGTCCTTCATGAAGATGAAGGATCCTGGTTTCGGCAATGCGTGCTATGTGGATTCGACCCCCCTGCCGAACAGCATGGCGGACAATCCCTTCGATGCACTGTGCAGCCACGGGGTACATGGGAGCGCCTGCATGATGAGGCTTGTCCTGGTGCTGGACGCACGGCATTCCCTTCCGGTATGGTTCGACATCATCCCGGGGAACCTGCTTGACGTGAGCACGGTGATGGGCATCGTGGAAGACGTGGAGTCAAGCCTGTGCATCAGCGTCGGTTCCCTCACCCTTGATGCCGGATATGCATCAAAGGAAATCATAAGGGCGTTTTCTGACTGCGGGGACAAGTCCCTGATACTGAGGATGCCGGCAAGGAAGGGATATCCATACAAGGAACTGTACTGGAGGCACAAGGAGCAGATCCCAAAGGGCAGATATGCATTTGTCCGCAACAGGCATACTTATTTCGGGACCTGTGAGGAGGCCAGGCTCTTTGATGCGCATGTGTTCCTCTATCCGTTCGTCGACAAGGAAAATGCGCTCATGGGATTCCGTGACGGCATCCTGAGGGATGAGGATGCATACGGGAAGCTAAGTGCCAGGGACAAGGACTTCCTGACAGTGAAATCCGGATATTTCGTACTCATTGCAAACTACCGGGCTGCTCCCAAGGACATCCTTTCCCGCTACTTTGACCGTGCCGACATAGAAGGAGCCTTCAAGACATCCAAGGCATATCTCAAGCTGCTTCCCCTTGCAAAGTGGACCGACTGCACGGTACGGGGCAAGATCCTTGCAGATATGATCTGCCTCATCATCACGCTTCTGTTCAGGAAGGAAGCGAATGGGGACGGCCATCCGCTTGCGGAGATCATCGGCAGGACACAGTCCCTGATGTGCTTCAGGAAACAAGACGGAACGGTCATAGTCGAAACTCCGAACAGGCAAGTAAAGGAATGCTACAGGGCTTTTGGGATTGATGTTCCCTCAAGTCTTGACTCAGGAAAGTTCAAGGAAGCATTGGGGTTAAAAATGTAG
- a CDS encoding ABC transporter substrate-binding protein encodes MRKQFKSFLMTATLAALVVAPAFSNGTTEQTANASTTKTYKIGVSKIIAHPALDADEKGLQDYLATTGLDVTYNFQVANGEVSTAAAIAQQFKAEGCDITVGIGTPSAQALANVFHDKPVVFSAITDPKGAGLVADNLCGVSDANPVEAQISLLVKVTGAKTIGNIYTSSEANGVVLNQEAQAACDKLGLKLVSAAVTNSSEAMMAAQSIMPRVDAVYIATDNAVISALASIADVCTKAGKPLFSADASGIDGLDFLIAWGFNYYNIGRKTGELIEKCIKGAKPGDIGSVMLTDPADFKLVLNLDNAKTLGITFPDDVLASAAVTVENGKMIEKK; translated from the coding sequence ATGAGAAAACAGTTCAAGTCTTTCCTGATGACAGCGACTCTGGCTGCTCTTGTCGTAGCTCCAGCCTTCTCCAACGGGACAACCGAACAGACGGCAAACGCCAGCACGACAAAGACGTATAAAATTGGAGTTTCTAAGATCATTGCTCATCCTGCACTTGATGCAGATGAAAAAGGATTGCAGGATTATCTTGCAACCACGGGCCTGGATGTTACCTATAATTTTCAGGTAGCGAACGGAGAAGTTTCTACCGCTGCAGCAATTGCACAGCAGTTCAAGGCTGAAGGCTGTGATATCACCGTTGGTATCGGTACACCATCAGCACAAGCTCTTGCAAATGTTTTCCATGACAAACCTGTTGTATTCTCAGCCATCACGGACCCGAAGGGTGCAGGTCTGGTGGCAGACAACCTCTGCGGCGTTTCAGATGCAAACCCCGTTGAAGCTCAGATTTCATTGCTCGTCAAAGTAACAGGAGCAAAAACAATCGGAAACATCTACACCAGCAGTGAAGCCAACGGCGTCGTCCTTAACCAGGAAGCTCAGGCAGCCTGCGATAAGTTAGGTCTAAAGCTCGTCAGTGCAGCAGTCACAAACAGCTCTGAAGCCATGATGGCTGCACAGTCCATCATGCCTAGGGTCGATGCAGTCTATATTGCAACTGACAATGCAGTTATCAGTGCATTGGCTAGTATTGCCGATGTCTGTACAAAGGCTGGTAAACCACTGTTCTCTGCTGATGCAAGTGGTATTGACGGCCTTGATTTCCTCATTGCATGGGGCTTCAACTACTACAATATCGGACGCAAGACCGGTGAATTGATTGAAAAATGTATAAAGGGAGCAAAACCGGGAGACATTGGTAGCGTCATGTTGACCGATCCTGCGGATTTCAAACTTGTTCTAAACCTTGACAATGCAAAGACTCTCGGGATAACATTCCCCGACGATGTTCTGGCCTCTGCAGCTGTTACGGTTGAAAACGGGAAAATGATAGAAAAGAAATAG
- a CDS encoding ABC transporter permease yields MIEGIFVDGLIFSIMVIGVLISFRIMDFADLTCDGSFATGAAVATMHIVHGGSIFIAVLLAFGAGLIAGMVTAAIHNKFKIPGLLAGILTMTMLYSINLRILGNKANVPLLKFQTYYTKLPRVFSFLPSEYAALLGTLIIVIIVKVLIDLFFRTDLGLAIGAIGSNEQMVISQGMDPKVLKLIGIGVSNGLIAMSGGMLAQYQGFADANLGTGMVVQGLAAIMLGEFLFSTNRISLITLRAVFGAIAYKALMFFGRRYGYLIHITPNDFKLLTGILVLLSLYIASTRSKASARSARKQAILRNQQKMEESKEAAE; encoded by the coding sequence ATGATTGAAGGCATTTTCGTTGATGGATTGATATTTTCCATCATGGTAATCGGCGTACTCATCTCATTCAGGATTATGGATTTCGCAGATCTTACATGTGATGGATCATTTGCAACAGGTGCTGCTGTGGCGACCATGCATATCGTACATGGAGGTAGTATCTTCATCGCAGTGCTACTTGCATTCGGCGCAGGCCTGATAGCAGGTATGGTAACTGCAGCAATCCACAACAAGTTCAAGATTCCTGGTCTGCTGGCTGGTATATTGACTATGACGATGCTTTATTCAATAAACCTTAGGATATTGGGAAACAAGGCAAACGTACCACTTCTTAAATTCCAGACTTACTATACAAAACTGCCAAGGGTTTTCTCTTTCTTACCCAGTGAATATGCAGCATTGCTCGGTACTTTGATCATCGTAATCATCGTCAAGGTCCTCATTGACTTGTTCTTCAGAACCGATCTTGGCCTTGCCATAGGTGCCATAGGCAGCAATGAGCAGATGGTAATAAGCCAAGGCATGGATCCAAAGGTCCTGAAGTTGATAGGCATCGGTGTCTCAAACGGCCTCATTGCCATGTCAGGAGGCATGTTGGCACAGTATCAGGGATTTGCAGATGCAAACTTAGGTACCGGAATGGTAGTCCAAGGCCTTGCGGCAATAATGCTTGGAGAATTTCTTTTTTCAACGAACCGTATTTCCCTGATTACCCTGCGTGCCGTATTTGGTGCGATAGCCTACAAAGCCCTTATGTTCTTTGGACGTCGTTACGGTTACCTTATCCACATTACCCCGAATGATTTCAAACTCCTTACCGGTATCCTTGTATTACTCAGCCTGTACATCGCAAGCACAAGGTCCAAGGCAAGTGCACGCAGTGCACGCAAGCAGGCCATTCTCCGCAATCAACAGAAAATGGAAGAATCCAAGGAGGCGGCAGAATGA
- a CDS encoding ATP-binding cassette domain-containing protein: protein MIKIENVTKVFYPGTVNEKVAIENISLTINNGDVICIVGSNGSGKTTLFNLISGTYSLTNGKIFHDEKNISNVPEYKRAATIGRIFQDPTKGTAASMSIEDNMILASTKGMKGLKMSLSNEKREKFRNMLKPIGLDDRLKDNVGLLSGGQRQALTLLMTVMSNPSLILLDEHTAALDPRNADVVMELTENYIREKHLTAMMITHNMQFAINYGNRLIMMDEGKIIIDVAGEEKKKLTVEKLVSMFRNIRNKEFANDEGLLNM, encoded by the coding sequence ATGATCAAGATAGAAAATGTTACCAAGGTATTTTATCCTGGTACCGTAAATGAAAAAGTTGCAATTGAAAATATCAGCCTGACTATCAACAACGGAGATGTCATCTGCATCGTCGGTTCAAACGGTTCAGGAAAGACGACATTGTTCAATCTTATAAGCGGAACCTATTCCCTGACCAACGGAAAGATTTTCCATGACGAAAAAAACATTTCCAATGTACCTGAATATAAAAGAGCTGCTACGATCGGACGAATTTTTCAGGATCCAACAAAAGGCACAGCAGCCAGCATGAGCATCGAAGACAATATGATCTTAGCTTCTACAAAGGGAATGAAAGGACTCAAAATGAGTCTTAGCAATGAAAAAAGAGAAAAATTCAGAAACATGCTCAAACCGATCGGGCTTGATGACAGGTTGAAGGATAATGTCGGCTTGCTTTCTGGAGGGCAACGTCAGGCTCTTACCTTGCTGATGACCGTCATGAGCAATCCTTCCTTGATTCTCCTTGATGAACATACAGCAGCCCTCGACCCCAGAAATGCAGATGTTGTCATGGAACTTACTGAGAATTATATTCGTGAGAAACACTTGACAGCTATGATGATTACCCATAACATGCAGTTTGCCATCAACTATGGTAATCGGCTTATCATGATGGATGAAGGGAAGATTATCATTGACGTGGCCGGTGAAGAAAAAAAGAAACTGACTGTCGAAAAGCTTGTAAGTATGTTCCGCAATATCAGGAACAAGGAATTTGCAAATGATGAAGGTCTACTGAATATGTAA
- a CDS encoding MATE family efflux transporter — MAIEGKYMLPSMHRKRKTKQLGPLLFDNSYLIKLIVPLMGEQFLAVTIGMADTIMVSSCGEVAISGVALVDTLSTLFIQLFAAFATGGAAVVNQYLGKKDISAANQAARQLFYICLLLGIITPAICLPLKAPLLKLLYGDLSPELTKACLTYFVFIFAYFPFLGIFNVGSAIYRSLGNSRLTFKVSILMNATNILLNALFIYHFNMGVAGAGLATFISRVVAAAVLLVLIHIQDIPLRLTGLMHVQLDKKMCLRISSISVPNAIENSAFNIGKLLVQGIISSLGVVAIASGAVLNNLGSLITIPGVGISFASTTIIGQCVGAGEKDMARYYCKKLQLWGMGAMTIIVLFIYPLLHIFIGFYHLEADATNLTYGIFSKTLIFFPLFWTSSFSMPNFIRAAGDAKFTMVVSLASMMIVRVGCAWLFTLAFGWGLLGVWLAMYCDWIVRSIFFLQRLHGNKWLEKKVI; from the coding sequence ATGGCAATCGAAGGCAAGTACATGCTACCATCAATGCATCGGAAACGCAAAACAAAGCAATTGGGTCCTTTGCTTTTTGACAACTCTTATCTCATAAAACTTATTGTCCCTTTGATGGGCGAACAGTTCCTTGCCGTAACCATAGGTATGGCAGACACAATCATGGTTTCATCCTGCGGGGAAGTTGCTATAAGCGGCGTTGCTTTGGTAGATACCTTGTCCACCTTATTCATACAGCTGTTTGCGGCATTTGCAACCGGTGGTGCAGCCGTCGTCAACCAATATCTGGGCAAAAAGGATATATCTGCTGCAAATCAAGCAGCGAGACAGCTGTTTTATATCTGCTTGCTGCTTGGCATCATCACTCCTGCAATCTGTCTGCCGCTGAAAGCTCCTTTGCTGAAATTGCTGTATGGCGATCTTAGCCCGGAACTTACAAAAGCCTGCCTTACTTATTTCGTTTTCATATTTGCTTATTTTCCCTTCCTAGGCATTTTCAATGTAGGATCAGCAATATACCGTTCCCTTGGCAACAGCAGACTGACATTCAAGGTTTCCATACTGATGAATGCTACGAATATCCTTCTTAATGCCCTGTTCATATACCACTTCAATATGGGAGTTGCCGGAGCCGGACTTGCGACTTTCATATCGCGGGTAGTTGCTGCTGCCGTATTATTGGTATTGATCCATATACAGGATATTCCTCTACGTCTGACCGGCCTCATGCACGTCCAGCTTGATAAAAAGATGTGTCTCAGGATCTCTTCGATCAGTGTCCCGAATGCCATAGAGAACAGTGCATTCAATATCGGCAAACTGTTGGTCCAGGGCATCATTTCATCTCTGGGGGTCGTTGCAATAGCTTCAGGAGCTGTCCTGAACAACCTTGGCAGTTTGATTACCATCCCCGGTGTCGGTATCTCATTCGCCTCAACAACCATCATAGGGCAATGTGTCGGTGCTGGTGAAAAAGATATGGCAAGGTATTATTGCAAGAAACTTCAGCTCTGGGGTATGGGTGCAATGACAATCATCGTCCTTTTCATCTATCCTTTGCTTCATATTTTCATAGGTTTCTACCACCTTGAGGCAGATGCAACAAATCTTACTTACGGCATTTTTTCAAAGACGCTGATTTTTTTTCCATTATTCTGGACCAGTTCCTTCTCCATGCCGAATTTCATACGTGCAGCAGGAGATGCAAAATTTACCATGGTCGTCTCTCTTGCCAGCATGATGATCGTACGGGTCGGCTGTGCATGGCTTTTCACCTTGGCATTCGGATGGGGTCTGCTGGGCGTCTGGCTTGCCATGTATTGTGACTGGATTGTAAGAAGCATCTTTTTCCTTCAGAGACTACATGGAAACAAATGGTTGGAAAAAAAGGTAATATGA
- a CDS encoding tripartite tricarboxylate transporter substrate binding protein → MKKFVVSFVALFMGLSMAFANGQQEEKTSANVATDWPTKSIQIVVPFNAGGDTDFHARTYAKYLKDILGQPVSILNVAGANGSAGTIQVRDANPDGYTALFFHDSMLMNKVVGVTDFAQEALDPCCIGVFDHTYILAVNSKSPYKTLGDLIAAAKANPGQLKYASSIGGYTYYLGCLLEKAAGVSFNKVDAGGGSARNAALLAEKIDTNVNPYGVMKPYIDSGDFRALAVFSEKRSQLFPDVPTAKEQGYDVIGSRAYFLAFPKGTDPIIIKKMADAMKQVSENPNYASDIEKAYCVEPGYAGTQATIKYLNDTLAAFEADKNLILGK, encoded by the coding sequence ATGAAAAAGTTCGTAGTTTCTTTTGTTGCTTTGTTTATGGGATTGTCGATGGCGTTTGCCAATGGACAACAAGAAGAAAAAACTTCTGCAAATGTTGCTACAGATTGGCCGACAAAATCCATTCAGATTGTCGTTCCGTTCAATGCTGGAGGTGATACAGATTTCCATGCCCGAACCTATGCAAAGTATCTCAAGGATATATTGGGTCAACCTGTTTCTATCTTGAATGTTGCAGGGGCAAATGGAAGTGCAGGTACCATTCAAGTCAGAGATGCAAATCCTGACGGTTATACCGCACTCTTTTTTCATGATAGTATGCTGATGAATAAAGTTGTAGGAGTTACCGATTTCGCTCAGGAAGCTCTTGACCCTTGTTGCATTGGTGTATTTGACCATACATATATTCTAGCTGTCAATTCAAAAAGCCCATATAAGACACTTGGAGATTTGATTGCTGCTGCAAAAGCCAACCCCGGTCAGCTCAAGTATGCGTCATCTATCGGTGGTTATACGTATTATTTGGGTTGTCTCCTTGAAAAGGCTGCTGGTGTCTCTTTCAATAAGGTTGATGCAGGTGGTGGTTCTGCTCGTAATGCTGCACTATTGGCGGAGAAAATTGATACCAATGTCAATCCTTATGGTGTTATGAAACCTTATATTGATAGTGGTGATTTTAGAGCTTTGGCTGTTTTTTCGGAAAAAAGAAGTCAGTTGTTCCCGGATGTTCCGACTGCTAAGGAACAGGGATATGATGTAATCGGAAGTAGAGCTTATTTCTTGGCATTCCCAAAGGGAACAGATCCTATAATAATCAAAAAAATGGCGGATGCAATGAAACAGGTATCAGAAAATCCGAACTATGCATCGGATATTGAAAAAGCTTATTGTGTGGAACCTGGTTATGCGGGGACACAGGCTACAATAAAGTATCTTAATGATACATTGGCTGCATTTGAAGCTGATAAGAATCTGATTCTTGGGAAATAG
- a CDS encoding tripartite tricarboxylate transporter permease: MGNFIIGLHTVMNAPALLLMIMGVVIGIIFGAIPGLSATMAIALFLPVTYGLSAQLSVVLLIALYVGGISGGLISAILTHIPGTPSSIATCFDGWPLTKKGLGSKALGVGIVFSFLGTVFSGIVLMFLSPVLAKVAIKFGAYEYFALGVFSLTMISGLSGKSVIKGVASALFGCIFATVGMDQISAVPRFTYGIQSLKMGFNILPVMIGMFAVSEILKAAEQSRHPVKSLPVHVNIKDIKGFGFSLKEFRSQIKNFFYASSIGTGIGILPGIGGGIANVIAYSAIKNKSKYPEKFGTGIIDGVVASEASNNAAIGGALVPLLTLGIPGDTVTAMLLGGLTLHGISPGPLMFTQNVDVVYGIFVALIVAAILMLIVEFYGLRIFSQVLNVPKNVLLPAIFIFCVVGAYGVNNQLFDVVSVLIFGALGYVFYKLEIPSAPFILGFIIGPIVEVNLRRGLMFSQGSYVPFVTSPIAAIFLIASVGSLVFAITKNLKTKRN, translated from the coding sequence ATGGGGAATTTTATTATTGGTCTTCATACTGTCATGAATGCTCCTGCCCTGTTACTTATGATTATGGGGGTTGTCATTGGAATCATATTTGGTGCAATTCCTGGATTAAGTGCAACAATGGCAATAGCACTGTTTTTGCCGGTGACATATGGATTATCGGCTCAATTATCAGTCGTCTTACTGATTGCTCTATATGTCGGTGGTATTTCCGGTGGTTTGATTTCGGCAATTCTGACGCACATACCAGGTACTCCTTCTTCTATAGCTACTTGTTTTGATGGTTGGCCATTGACAAAAAAAGGACTTGGTTCAAAAGCGCTTGGGGTTGGTATTGTCTTTTCATTCTTAGGTACTGTTTTCAGTGGTATTGTCTTGATGTTTTTGTCTCCAGTGCTGGCAAAAGTTGCAATCAAATTTGGTGCCTATGAATACTTTGCTCTTGGTGTTTTTTCTTTGACGATGATTAGCGGTTTATCAGGAAAATCTGTAATAAAAGGAGTAGCTTCTGCATTGTTTGGTTGTATTTTTGCTACAGTAGGCATGGATCAGATAAGTGCTGTACCTCGTTTTACCTATGGTATTCAATCGTTGAAGATGGGTTTTAATATTCTTCCGGTTATGATTGGTATGTTTGCAGTCTCTGAAATTCTAAAAGCAGCTGAACAATCAAGACATCCAGTAAAGTCCTTGCCAGTCCATGTAAATATCAAGGATATCAAGGGATTTGGATTCTCTTTGAAGGAGTTTCGGTCCCAAATAAAGAACTTCTTTTATGCTTCATCAATTGGAACAGGTATTGGGATTCTTCCAGGAATCGGAGGTGGAATTGCTAATGTAATTGCTTATTCAGCAATAAAAAATAAGTCAAAATATCCAGAAAAATTTGGAACTGGAATTATTGACGGTGTCGTTGCATCAGAAGCTTCCAATAATGCAGCTATAGGTGGTGCATTGGTTCCTTTGCTTACATTGGGCATTCCAGGTGATACCGTAACTGCTATGTTGCTAGGAGGCTTGACCTTACATGGTATTTCACCAGGCCCCTTGATGTTTACCCAGAACGTTGATGTCGTCTATGGCATTTTTGTGGCATTGATTGTTGCAGCAATTCTTATGCTTATTGTTGAATTTTATGGTCTAAGGATTTTTTCTCAGGTTTTGAATGTTCCCAAAAACGTATTGTTGCCAGCTATTTTTATTTTCTGCGTCGTGGGTGCCTATGGAGTTAACAATCAATTGTTTGATGTTGTTTCCGTACTGATTTTTGGTGCTCTTGGCTATGTGTTTTATAAATTGGAAATCCCTTCGGCTCCTTTTATTCTTGGATTTATCATAGGGCCTATCGTTGAGGTAAATTTGAGAAGGGGTTTGATGTTTTCTCAGGGGAGTTATGTGCCTTTTGTCACTTCACCGATTGCAGCCATTTTCTTGATTGCATCGGTTGGGTCTTTGGTATTTGCAATTACAAAGAATTTAAAAACAAAAAGAAATTAA
- a CDS encoding tripartite tricarboxylate transporter TctB family protein: MGKKLNKEIVCGIIFTIFALVYLVSSSFIPTMSLLKTLGSDFMPRIYGVLMLALGIGQVFVSLKKEGTNERNISEGNKEATQQKTQNDKKLGKEDKLNILYTFVAISFYIILMKPLGFIVSSSLYFVIQAVILTPVGIKRKYVLFLLIGVIASLFAFFLFRNLFNINLPSGYLL; encoded by the coding sequence ATGGGTAAGAAACTGAATAAAGAGATTGTGTGTGGAATTATTTTTACAATCTTTGCTTTAGTCTACTTAGTTTCTTCTTCTTTTATTCCAACGATGTCTTTATTAAAAACGTTGGGATCAGATTTCATGCCCAGAATCTATGGGGTTCTTATGCTAGCACTTGGCATCGGACAAGTTTTTGTCAGTTTGAAAAAAGAAGGAACAAATGAGAGGAATATATCCGAAGGGAATAAAGAAGCTACTCAACAAAAAACACAGAATGATAAGAAACTGGGCAAGGAAGATAAGTTGAATATACTTTATACCTTTGTTGCCATTTCTTTTTACATTATATTAATGAAACCGTTAGGATTTATTGTTTCTTCTAGCCTTTATTTTGTTATTCAGGCTGTAATACTTACTCCTGTCGGGATTAAACGGAAATATGTTCTTTTTCTTCTTATTGGTGTTATTGCTTCATTGTTTGCTTTTTTCTTATTTCGTAATCTATTCAACATCAATTTACCTTCAGGTTATCTTTTATAG